Part of the Planctomycetaceae bacterium genome, GTTCAACGCTGATCGTTCCGCCGACCAGCTTGCTGCCTCGCCCGAGTACCGAGACCGTGTGAGTTTCCGGACCGTCTTCCGCCAGTAGCTTTTCCTTCGCCGCTCGGCACGAATGCCACAGCGACACCGACTGCCACGGGTCAAGCGTGACTCCCTGCTTTTCAAACAGTTGCGACGCCTTGTAAGCCAGAGCCAGGTCCATGTTGTCGCCGCCGACCAGCAGGTGATCGCCGACGGCTTTGCGACGAAGGTTGAGGTCACCGTCTTCGTCGACGACGTCCACCAGAGTCAGGTCGGTGGTTCCTCCGCCGACATCGACGACCAGTAGCGTCTCTCCGGCTTCCAGAGTCTTCCGCCAGCCGTCGCCCATCTGCTGTAGCCAGGCGTAGACGGCCGCCTGCGGTTCTTCGAGCAGGACCAGATCGTCCGGAAGTCCGGCCTTCAGCGCAGCTTCGCGAGTCAGTTCGCGCGCGGCGGGATCAAAGCTGGCGGGAACAGTGAGAACGACGTGCTGCTGAGCGATCGGCGAATCGGGGAACTCGGCGTCCCACGCTTCGACAAGATGTTCCAGGTATCGCTGGGACGCGTCGACGGGAGAGATCTTCGGCAGTTCTTCGGGAGCCTGCCACGGCAGAATTCGCGCGTGGCGATCGACCTTGCCGTGACACAGCCAGCTTTTGGCGGCTCCGACAGTGCGATCGGGGTTGTCGGCCGACTGCCGGCGAGCGAATTCCCCGACGGCATAGTCGGCACCGGCGACCCACGGCAGGTCACACGCTCCGGCCTGAGCTTCCGCGTCGGTTGCCAGGTAGGTGAACGAAGGCAGTGCCGGGCGAGCTTCGACGGTGGCGCGGTCCACCAACTGCGGCACCGGCAGCACCTGAGCGGCTGGAGCGTCTTCGTCGAGCTTCACGAAGGAAATCACGCTGTTGGTTGTGCCGAGGTCGATACCCACGGCGTATTGAGCGTTCGCGTCTGTCATGGAATCCTGCAGGCGTTCTGCGAGGTGCGGTGTGGAATGTCCGAAGTAATACCGCAGTGGCGAAAGGCTGGCAAATCGCGGAGTTTCGATTCCCGCAGCCGCGTCTGATGGCGGCAGGTTCTACCGGCATGCGGGAAGCCACGGGCGGCGGACCCCGCGAGCGGGCTGAAAATTCGGGTTTCCAGGCAACTCCTGCGGCGAAACAATGAGAATGAAGGTCTGGCGCTGTGCCGTGCGCGTTTGAAAGTCCCTCACATCGGTGCCGACGACAC contains:
- a CDS encoding Hsp70 family protein, with amino-acid sequence MTDANAQYAVGIDLGTTNSVISFVKLDEDAPAAQVLPVPQLVDRATVEARPALPSFTYLATDAEAQAGACDLPWVAGADYAVGEFARRQSADNPDRTVGAAKSWLCHGKVDRHARILPWQAPEELPKISPVDASQRYLEHLVEAWDAEFPDSPIAQQHVVLTVPASFDPAARELTREAALKAGLPDDLVLLEEPQAAVYAWLQQMGDGWRKTLEAGETLLVVDVGGGTTDLTLVDVVDEDGDLNLRRKAVGDHLLVGGDNMDLALAYKASQLFEKQGVTLDPWQSVSLWHSCRAAKEKLLAEDGPETHTVSVLGRGSKLVGGTISVELTRDIASKLLTDGFFPKCKPDEKPQRAMLTGFQEIGLPYEADTGVTRHIAAFLARHGDDDGAVRPTHVLLNGGVFRADVLREQLMKVLGSWFKPSERPALLAGSHDLENAVSLGASFYGWTRANGALRIRGGTARSWYVGIETAGLAIPGAPRPLRALCVVAQGMEEGTAVDVPSSEIGLIVGEPAKFRFFGSTVRPEDQPGTLLPSWSDDELVETVNLEMELPKDDDTDETWVPVNFHSKVTELGVLELWCVHKQSDRRWKLEFDVREKDDGA